The segment CCCGGCCCCGGGCCACAAGCCACCGGGTGACAAGCCACCGGTGGAAGGTTCCGGGCCGGCCCGTTACACGACCCCGGTCACAGGATGCGCTTGCCGAAGGCGGAGGCGATGAGCGCCACCGCCACCTCGGCCGTGCGGTTGTGCACATCCCGGATGGGGTTGACCTCCACCACCTCCATGCCCGCCAGCAGGCGGGATTCGGCCACGATCTCCATGGCCAGGTGGGATTCCCGGTAGGTCAGCCCGCCTACCACCGGGGTGCCCACCCCCGGCGCCACGTCGGGGTCGACCACGTCCACATCGAAGCTGACGTACAGCCGCCTCACGCCGCGGCCCTGCAGGTGCTGCAGCGCGCGCCGGGTCACCTCCGCGATGCCCAGCTCGTCGATCTGTTGCATGGTGTAGGTGACCATGCCCGTCTGCCGCAGCTTCTCCCGTTCCCCGGGGTCCACGTCCCGCAGGCCGATCATCACCAGGCGGTCCGGGGGCAGGTAACGCGGGAGCCAGCGGGTGTGGGCCAGCAACTCCGGATCGCCCTTGCCGACGATGCACGCCACCGGCATGCCGTGCACGTTGCCGGAGGGCGTGGTGGCGGCGTCATTGAAGTCGGCGTGGGCGTCGAACCAGAGGACCCCCAGGTCGCCGGCCCCCGCGCTGAGGAAGCCGCCCACCGAACCGACGGCCAGGCTGTGGTCGCCACCCAGGACCAGAGGCACCCGGCCTTCGGTCACCATGCGCGCAACCCGCTGGGCCAGCAGCCGCCATACCGGCTCGATGGCCTCGATGTGCTTGAGGCGCGGGTTGGCCGCATCCAGGCTTTCGGCCACGGGCACCTCCAGGTTGCCCAGGTCCCGCACCTGCCACCCCACCTGCCTCAGCGCCTCGGTCAGGCGGGCGTAGCGGATGGCGCTCGGACCCATGTCGGTACCGCGGCGGCTGCTGCCCAGGTCCATGGGAACCCCAACGATGCCGACCTCCAAGACGTCCATCTCCTTTCCCCGCAACCGTTCCCCCCAAGGGCCGGAGGTCCCTTGGGACCTTAGGCATGAGCGGCTCGCGCACCCTGCCACCCCTGCCCGGCACCGCGCAGTCACCGCGACCGCCCGCCGCCCGGCAGGCGCCCTGCGCGCCGCGCCGTGCCCCGGGCACGGTACGCCGGCGCCCGGCGGCCCCCGCGACGGGCCCCGCCGCCCACGACTGGCCCGGTGCAGCGGACCGGCTCGCCTGCACCCGAGACCCCCGCCGCATGACCCGCGGCTCCGCGCACCAGCCCGTCCGGGGCGCAGTCCCTCGGTTCCGCCGGGGCCATCGGACCCGGCCGCGGCGTTCCCGGTGCGCCCCGCCCCCTGCGGCCATTATGGCATGTCCGGCCCGGGCATCCCTCGTGCCCGCAGCCGCTTCCGCAACGGCCGGGCCGGCGGGGCATCCTTTGCTTGACGGGACGGGCCGTTCCGGCCCAGGCACGCTGGCCGCGTTGCGGCGCCATCACCATCCCGGCGGAGGAGGTCGTGGCCATGGAGAACACGGGCGTCATGATCGTTCTGGGGCTTCTGGTGGTGGGGGGCCTGGCCTTCTGGGTGGTGAACCGGGCGGGCATCCGGGCCGGCCTGCCCGGCGACATCCCCTCCCGGCCCCGCCCGGTGGAGGGCCGGCCGGTCAACCCCCGGAAGCCCACGGTGGGCGGCGATACCTTCACGGCGGCGGACAACGTCCTGACCGGAGGGGACGAACCCGGCGAGCCCGGCGAGCCGGGTGAAGGGCGCCAGCAGGAGGCTCGTACGGGGAGCAGGGAGAACGGCCCGGCCGCCGAGGGGTCGCGCCCGGGTGACTGAACGGTGCGATGCGCAGGGTGACTCGCCGGCCCGATACGGGGTCCCCCGCCTGGGCGCGGGGCCGCAGCAGCTGCCTGCGGCTACGACGGGGATTGGGCCGCCAGCGGGTGCGACCGTCCACCGTGGCCGGGCGGCCGCCTCCCCAGGGCCGGCAGCCGCCGGCTCTGCCCGGGCCCTGTGGCCCACCGGCGGCCGCGTCCCCGGGACTTCCCGCGGGGGCAGGCCTCCACCGGCCGCTCCGGTCCTGGCCGCCAGGTGCGCCGGGGGGCCCCTGCCATGACTTGCCGGCGTGAGGCGAAGGGCGACGGATCATATTACGACTGCCAGCCTCGGCAAAAAGGCACGGGCCTCGGGAGGAGGTGACAGGCCTTGGCTCGTGGTCAGCAGAGCAACCGGCATCTGGTCCCGGGTGCTTCACGGGCCCTGGATCAGTTCAAGTATGAGGTGGCGCGGGAGCTGGGCATCCAGATTCCTCCCGACGGGTACTGGGGTGACATGCCCACCCGGTTGACGGGTGCCGTCGGCGGCCACATGGTGCGCCGCATGATCGCCCTGGCGGAGCAGCAGCTGGCGCAGCGGGGCACTCTGCCGCCGGCCGACGCGACCCGCGGCGCCGCAGCGCCGGCCTTCGGGACGGCGAACTGGGCGGCCGGCCGGGCCGACGCCTTCCAGCCGGCCCCCCGGGTTTGACCGGCCGGCGGGTTCTCCGGCCCGGTGATCCTGCCTGCCGAGCCGGCCATCCGTCGCCGGCGGGGTCCTGCGGGCGGTAGAGCCCGTCACGGCTTCCGCCGGGCGGGATCCCGGCCGCTGCCCGGACGGGCGGCCCTGCAGCCCGAGGCGACGGCCGCACCGGGCGAGGCAGGGGCCGGGGGCCGGTTCCACCGGCAACACGGCGATACCGGGAAGACCGGCGGTACGTGGGATCGGAAACAGGCTGCGGGCCTTGGCGACCATCCACCCGGCCTGGGCGGACGATCCGGCCTGCGGGCGGGGCGGCGGCAAGGCCCGTTTCCCCTTTCCAGCCTGTGGCCTTCAAGCCCGGGGTGCCCGGGGTCTTGAGGTTGCGCCCGGGCTCAAGGTTGCACGGTGTACCAGAGCCAGGAGGCGATGTAGGCCAGCTGGCCCGTCAGCACCAGCACGCCCAGCAGGACCAGCGCCACGCCGCTGGCCTGTTCCACCCGGCGGAGCAGGGGGCCGCCCCGGCGCAGCCGGTCCGGCTGGAGGCGGTCGATCAGCACCGCCAGGGTGAAGAACGGGACGGCAAACCCCGCGGTGAAAGCGGCCAGCAGGAGCATGCCCTGGGCAACGGTCCCCGTGGACGAAGCCAGCAGCAGGATGGATCCCAGCACCGGGCCCACGCAGGGTGTCCAGCCCACGCCGAAGGCCGCACCCATCAGGGTCCCGGGCCAGAATCCGCCCGCGCCGGCGGTCGGCGCCTGTGCCCACGCCGGGCGCCACTCGCGCTGGAGCCACCGGAGCCGGATGACCCCTAGCATCTGCAGGCCAAAGAAGACGATCAGGACCCCCGCCACCTTCTCCAGCACGCTTTTGTACGCGATGAGCAGGGCTCCCGCCGCCGACAGGCTGGCCCCCGTGGCCATGAACACCAGTCCCAGCCCCAGGACGAACCCGGCCGCCCCGGCCAGGCGCCGGGAAGAAGGGTGTCGCAGGCCACCCGGCGCCGTTGCAGGCCCCGGCCGAGCAGTCCCTTGCGCCGGCCCCGCCGTGCCGCCCAGCAGGGCCAGATAGGCCGGGTAGAGCGGCCAGACGCACGGCGAGAAGAAGTAGGCCATCCCGGCCAGCAGGGCGATGCCCGCCGTCACCTGGGTTTCCGGACCCATGTTGCATCAGAGCCTCCTCCGCCCGGGGGGCGCAGGTCCCCCGCGGGCTTGGTGTGGCGCTAGACCTGGTCCGGGTCGGGCGGGCCCGGCCGGGCCAGGGCCGGCCGGACCGGCCTGCCGGGGGGACCGGCGCAGCAGGACCCGTCCGCCGCGGGTCCAGCCCGCCGCCGCATCACGCCGCCGGCCGGTCCAGGGCCCCCGCCTCCATGGCGATCCGCTTCAGCTCGGCGATGGCGTCCTGGACATAGGCCGGCAGCCACAGGGCCCGGCAGGTCTCCTTGCTGGGCGTGACGGACCGCATGAAGAGGTACGTGCTCAGGAAGTCCACGTAGACGCGGCGACCGTCGGTGGTGCCCACCTCAAGGTACGACGTGTTGGGCGAAAGCTCGAAAAGGAAGCGGAAGTTGGGCTGCTCCGCCTCGGGATCCACCCGGGGCGCGCCGAAGCGGGCCGCCAGGGCCTCCCGCAAGCGGGCCACCCGCGGGCCCAGCTGCCCGGCGGGCGCCTCGTCCACCAGCCGGTCGAAGGCCGTACCCGTCACCCGCCGCCGTTCCAGTTCCTCGATGGTCTGGCGGAACAGGGGCTGGTCCAGCCGGCCGACCACGTTCTCCATGCCCTTTCCTCCCTCCGGAAGCGGATTCGTCCCCTCCACCGCGAATTCTACCGCCCCGCAGGGCAGGGGGAAACCGCCGCGGGCCCGCCGGCAGCCGGCCCGCAGGCCGTCCCAGGAATCGTGTCCCAGCCGGCCCCTCAAGTGGTAACATGTTTTGCTGTGGCGCTGGAGGCGATGTCGCTGGTGATCCGGATTCCGGTGACGGCCTGGTGGTTCCCGCTGGCCGGCCTGGGGTGGGGGCTGGTACTTTATGGCCTCCCTCTGGTGCTGGGCCTTGCCCTTTCCCGGCTCCCAGGTCGCGGGGGAGGGCAGCCCGGGCCCCGCGGCAGGCCCCGCAGCTGGCCTGGCGGCACCACGGGCGGGCGCGGGCTGGCGGCCGGGTTTTTCACCTATCTTTTGCTGTCGAACTGGCTGGCGACGTTGGGGCTCGGCCTGGAGGGCCCCGGGTGGGGCCGGGGCCTGTGGCTCCAGGCCGCCTTTCTTGCCGCCTTCCTGATCCCGGCCTACGCCGGCTGGCTCCGGCCCGGCGGGCAGATGGGCCGGCGGGTCGGCTGGACCTGGGCCGCCGCCCTCGGCCTGGACGGAGCCGCGGGGGCCTGGGTAGTGCGCGCGGCCCTGGAGGCGGGCGGGCTCGCCGCCGCGCCGGCTGCCGCTCTGGCGGCGGCCCGGCTGCTGCTGGCGTGGGGGCTGGGCCTTTTGCTGGCGGACGGCCGGCGGCCGCCGCGCCGCCAGCTCCTGGCGGGGGGCGTGGTGGCCGGCCTGCCCCCTCTGTTGACGGCAGTCCTCCCCGCCGGTGCGGGGCTGGTCGCCTGGAGCCTGGTGCTGCGGGCCGCGGCGGCCGGCCTGGTGCTCTCGGGGCTGGCCGGCGGGCGGCTGGTGCCGGGGGCGCGCCGCCTCCGTGGCGAAGCCCAGTGGGCCTTTGCCCTGGCCATGGCCGCGGCCATGGCGGCGATGTTCCTCCTGGCCCAGTGGATGGCGCTTCCGCTGGGTCCCGGGGGTGCGGTCCTGCCCTGACCCTGGACTTCCCGGATTGAAGCTCCCGGATGGCAAATCCCGGATTGCAAGTCCAGGCCTTGTGAAATCCATCACGAAACACAACAAGCCTCCGCAAGGAGGCTTGTTGTGTCTGGGGGATGCGTCACGGGGCGGTGCGGCCGCCCGCGAGAGGGGTGTACCGACAGCGGTGTTGCCCGCTTATCGGTTGCAACCGGGCCGGGTGTTGGGCCCGATTGCAAGTCTAAAATAGCAGCCTTGCAGAAAGCGGCCCAATCGGGCGCAGGTGGTATCTCTGCGTCGGGTGATGACCTGAGTGGCGGAGTTGCACCGGTGAAGCAGAGCTGCAAGTTCGGCGACCCCCCCCCGGAAGACCCGCTCAAGCCAAGCGCCCCGCTCAAGCCGAGCGGTGGGTGGAGGCATCCTATGGGGGCGCGCCCAACGGGAACGCCCTGGCGGGCTGCATGCGCAGCGACATGGACGGCATGGACCATGATCCCAGGATCCCAGGGGGTGGGGCGGGCCTTGCTGGCGGGATCGACGGCGCTGCTCATCGGACTGGCCCTTCTGGTGCTGCTGGGCGTGACCCACCAGGTGCTGGACCGGATGCGGCTCAGCAAGACGGCGGCCCTGGTCCTTCTCGGCCTGATGATCGCGGGCACCTTCCTGCCGGAGGTGTCCCTGGAACCCCGGGTCAGCGTCGACCTGGGCGGGGCCCTGGTCCCGGCGGCCGTCGCCATCTATCTCCTGGTCACGGCCGACCATGCCTTCGAGCGCCGCCGGGCCCTGGTGGCATCCCTGTGGACGGCCGCGGCCGTCTACGCCAGCGACTGGTTCCTCCCCAGCGACCCGGGCGGCGGCCGCTGGTGGCTCATGGACCCCCTGTGGGCTCCCGTGGTGGTGGCGGCCGTCTTCGGATACCTGGCCGGGCGCTCGCGCCGGTCGGCCTTCATCGCCGCGACCCTGGGCGTGATGCTGGTCGACCTGATCGGCGCGGTCACCGGCAGCCTCCGCGGGATCCCCGGCGCCTGGGCCAACCTGGGGGGCGGCGGGGTGCTGGACGCGGTGGTCCTGGCGGGGGTGGGTGCGGTCGCCCTGGCGGAACTGGTCGGGGAGGCGCGGGAGTGGCTGGCCCGTCGCGCGCCCTGGCGTCGCGGCGCGGCCCGGCCGGTGGCGCGCCCGCCGGTGGCGGAGGCGGAGCAGCCGGCGGCGCCCTCGGCCGCGGCCTCGTGGCTCCTGGCAGGGCTGGCGGTAGCGGTGGTGGCCACCACCGCCTGGCTGGGGCCGCGGTTCCAGAACCCTGCCGGCGACGAGCTCTTCGATACCCACATGGAACTGCGCGAGATCGGGACGGAGCGGCTGCTTTTGGCTTCGGCCCGCATCATGATGGCCGGGGACATCTGGATCGACGCGGCCGACCGCTGGTACCGCATCGTCCGGGTGGACGGCCACACGGCCTACGCCCGCGCCCTGCTCCCCCCCGCCGACGGGACCCTGGCCGGGGAGCCCGGTCGTCCCAACCTGGACAGCCTTGCCGCGCCGCCGCCCGCCCTCTTCTCCCCCTGGCGGCTCGCCCCGCCGGGAATGGTGCCCGATCCCTGGGGAGCCGTGCCGGGCGGGTCCGAACCAGTCCCGGCCGGCGCTGCGGCAGGCCTGGGCGGGTGGGGGCCCGGCCCCCGGCCGGGACCGGCCTCCCTGGCAGCGGCCCTGCCGCTGGGGGCCCTGTTCCAGAAGGTGGTCGACCCGGCCCCTGTGCGGCCCACTCCCCGGGGCGAGGGGCTCATCGGCATCTACCACACCCATAACGACGAGTCGTACATCCCGACCGACGGGACCCACAGCGTGGAGGGCCGCGGGGGCATCCACAAGGTGGGCGACGTTCTCGGGCGCGAGCTGGCCCAGCACGGCTTCCGGGTGGTGAAGTCCGAGGCGCTGCACCTGCCCCACGACCGGGGAGCCTACCGCCGCTCGCGGCGCACGGCCCTCAAGATGATGCCGAAGAACCCGCTGGTGCTTCTCGACGTGCACCGGGACGCCACGCCACCCGAGTTCTACCGGGAGGTGGTGAAGGGCCAGCCGGTCACCCAGATCCGGCTGGTGGTCGGGCGGGAGAATCCCTTCCGCCGCACGAACCTGGCCTTTGCACGCCGGCTCAAGGCCGAGGCCGACCGCAGCTTTCCCGGGCTGGTGAAGGGAATCTACTACGGCCGCGGCAACTATAACCAGGATCTGGGCCCGAGGACCCTGTTGCTGGAGGTCGGCGCCCATACCAACAGCCGCATCCGGGCGGAGCGGGGCGCCGCCATGTTCGCCACGGTGCTCGACCGGACCCTGGCCCGGCGCTCGCGCTAGCGTCCGGCCCCCGGCACCCGGCGCTCGCGTGCCAAGGCGCTTCAACACCCTCCGCTCCAGCGCCCGGCGCTCCAGCGCCGGGCGCTCGGGCCGGCTTGCAAGCACCATAATAGGCATAGGAACGGGTGCCGGGCCGGCGAGGAGGTGGCGGCGGATGAACAGGCGGCACGGATCCGTCCTGCTGGGTGTCGCCCTGGGCGGGGGCGGCCTGCGGGGCCTGGCCCACGTCGGGGTGCTGCGGGCCCTCCAGGAAGCCGGCTACTCGCCGGGCATCGTCACCGGCACCTCCAGCGGCGCCATCCTGGCCGCCCTCTGGGCCTGCGGCTGGAGCCCCGCCCAGATGGAAGACGTGGCCCGGCGCCTGCGGTCGGCCGAGCTCTACGATTCCAACCTCACCTGGGGTTCGGCGCTGGCCGTGCTGGCTCAGGTGCTGGGCTTGCGCTGGCGGCCCCGGCGGCCGGTTCCTCAGGGCATGCTGCAGGGCCAGAAGCTGGAGCGCCTCATCGGCCTCTGGACCCGCGGCATCCGGCTGGAGCAGCTGGAGCGGCCGGTGGCGATCATGGCGGCCGACGTGCGCTCGGGCCGGGCCGCGGTCTTCTGCCCGCCCGCCTACCGGGAACGGGTCGAGCGGGCCATGCCCGGCGCCATCGTGCTGGACAAGGGGAGCCTGGCCGCGGCCGTCCGGGCCAGCATCGCCATTCCGGGGATCTTCGAGCCCAAGCGCCTGGGACCGTACCTGCTGGTGGACGGTGCCGTCAAGGACAAGGTGCCGGCCGAGGCGGCCCGAGCCCTGGGTGCCCAGGTGGTCCTGGCGGTCGACGTGTCGGTGCGGCAGCGCCGCGAACCCGCGGGCCTGCTGGACTTTCTCGGGCAGGCCTTCGACCTCATGGCCCGGGACCTGGCAGCCTTCAAGCTGGAGCGGTTCGCCGACCTGGTGGTCCAGCCCGATCTGCCCGATGTGGAACTGACCGACCTGCACCGGGTGCCCGAGTGCATTGAGGCCGGTGCCCGGGCCCTCCGGGAGGCCCTCGAGGACCTGCAGCGGCTGCTGCACCCCGCCCCCGCCGACGCGGCGTCGGGGGAAGCGCTGACCTGATGTTCCGCCGCCGGTCCCCTCATCATGAGCAGGATTCGCCCCAGACGGCACACTGAAAGCCGCCCGGCTTGGCCCCCAGGTGACCCTGCACCGGCAGACCCTGCACCGGCATGCGGTCCCTTGTCCCTTCCAGGTAACGCCCTGTCCCGGCGCCGCCCGCGGCCTGTTTTGCCTGGCCCCTGGGTCGGGTCTCTCCCGTGCCCGCGTCCCCTGTTTCTTCTACCCCGCCTGCAGCGCGCATAGCCTAGCCTGGGCCGGTCCCTGGTGCCCGGGCCGGTGGGGACCCGGCTGGGTCCGGGCGGGGGTCCGGCCCGGCATCCCTGGTTCCACCGGGACCGGGTGGGGGTGGACCTATGGCTGGACCAGGCCGCACTTCCGGGCGCGGGCCGTTCCGGCCCGGCGCTGGTCACCGGCCCGCGGGGCGGTGGCCCTTCGGGGCCCGTTCGTCCGGCGCCGGCGATGCGGTCCGGGCCCTTCGGGGCAAGCTGGCCCGGGTGCGGGGCGGCCCGGGCGGCCCTGGAGCCCCCACCCCCCCGACAGCCCCAGGAGCGGTCCGGGCGGAGCCACGCCGGCCGGCGCCACGACCGGGACGGCGGCTGCCGCGGGGGATGCTGGCGGGCCTGGTGCTGGCCGGCGCCCTCCTCTGGGTGGGCGGGCACCAGGCCGGAGGGGGCCTGGCGGGGGCCGGTCCCGTCTGCGGCGAGCAGGAAGGGGCCCGCAGCGCCTACTGGCGGTTTGCCCGCTGGTGGCGGTCGGTGGCGGGACTTGCCCTGCAGGGCGGGCAGGCGGTGGCGGCCTCCGGCGACGTGCTGATCGTGATCGATATCGACCGGCGGCAGCTGACGGTTTACCGCGACGGGGTGCCGGTCAAGACCTTCCCGGTGGCCGCGGGCCGGCCCGGCGAGCCGTCGCCCGTGGGCGAGTGGCGGGTGACGGACATCGCCCACTGGCCCGGCGGCCCCTTTGGCGCCCGCTGGTTCGGCCTCAGCGCCCCCTGGGGGTCGTACGGGATCCACGGGACCAACAACCCCGGCTCCATCGGCACCTACGCCAGCCTCGGCTGCATCCGCATGTTCAACGAAGACGTGATGACCCTGGACCACCTGGTCCAGGTGGGGACCCCGGTCAAGATCACCGGCACCACCGAGGTCTACTACCGCCTGCCCGTCTACCGGCGCGGGGACGTGGGCCAGGATGTGGTGCTGCTGCAGCTGGCGCTGCGGGCCACGGGGTTCGACCCCGGGGTGGCCGACGGCGTCTACGGCGGTGTCACGGAGAAGACCGTGGCCGAAGCGGAGTGGTGGTTCGGCCTCCATCCCGACGGCACGGCGGACATGGCCCTGCAGCGACTGGTGGGTTTCCGGCCCTGACGACTCCGGGCCGTTGCGGCGGCCTGCCTTGAACGGCCGCCCAAGGCGCGGCCGGGCCGGGGGCCGGGGGATCGCTGCGGCCATCCGGTGGCCGGCGGGACCGGTGCCGCGGGGGATCGCCGCCCCCATCCTTCCGGGCAGCGGGGCGGAGTCCTGGGGCATCGCCGCCGCCCTCCTGGTGGCGCGCCAGGCCGGGGCCGACGGGAACGAGAGGACCATGCGCGGGGGGAGAGACCATGCCACCGCGGACGAACCGGCGCCGGGGGACGCCTGGAGGGCCACCCGCCGGGCGGCAACGCTGGCAGCGCCTGGCCCTGGTGATCGGGGTGGCGGCCCTGCTGGTGGTGGCCGCCGGGGCCCTCGCCCTCTGGCGGCAGCGCCAGGGTGATCCCTGGGCCCGGTACCGTCCCGTCCCCCTGGACCCCGGCAAGACCTATGAGCTCGTGCTCTGGGAGACGGAGATGCCCGTGGCCGTCCTGCCCGATCCCCTGCGGCTGCCCGGAGGACCCAGCCCCGAGCCCCGGGCCCCAGGCGCCGCAGGACCGGGGGGCGGCCGCAGCGCAGCCGGCGGCCCCGGAACCCGTTCCTCGGAACCGGCCCGGGCCGAGATTCCCTCCGGACAAGAACCCTCCGGCGCGGCCGGTTCCCCCGGTCCGTCCGACTTGGCGGGACAGCCCGGTCCCACGGCGCCACCGGAAGCGGGCAAGTCCGGCGCTCCTTCTTCCTCCGAAACCGGCCCCGGGGCGGGAACCGAACCCGGCCGTCGGGGCGGCCCGCCGCCGGTTCCACCTCTTGCGGAACCGGGTCCTTTCACCCACCGCGAGTACCTCC is part of the Thermaerobacter subterraneus DSM 13965 genome and harbors:
- a CDS encoding alpha/beta-type small acid-soluble spore protein is translated as MARGQQSNRHLVPGASRALDQFKYEVARELGIQIPPDGYWGDMPTRLTGAVGGHMVRRMIALAEQQLAQRGTLPPADATRGAAAPAFGTANWAAGRADAFQPAPRV
- a CDS encoding cytochrome c biogenesis CcdA family protein, producing the protein MGPETQVTAGIALLAGMAYFFSPCVWPLYPAYLALLGGTAGPAQGTARPGPATAPGGLRHPSSRRLAGAAGFVLGLGLVFMATGASLSAAGALLIAYKSVLEKVAGVLIVFFGLQMLGVIRLRWLQREWRPAWAQAPTAGAGGFWPGTLMGAAFGVGWTPCVGPVLGSILLLASSTGTVAQGMLLLAAFTAGFAVPFFTLAVLIDRLQPDRLRRGGPLLRRVEQASGVALVLLGVLVLTGQLAYIASWLWYTVQP
- a CDS encoding L,D-transpeptidase family protein, whose amino-acid sequence is MLAGLVLAGALLWVGGHQAGGGLAGAGPVCGEQEGARSAYWRFARWWRSVAGLALQGGQAVAASGDVLIVIDIDRRQLTVYRDGVPVKTFPVAAGRPGEPSPVGEWRVTDIAHWPGGPFGARWFGLSAPWGSYGIHGTNNPGSIGTYASLGCIRMFNEDVMTLDHLVQVGTPVKITGTTEVYYRLPVYRRGDVGQDVVLLQLALRATGFDPGVADGVYGGVTEKTVAEAEWWFGLHPDGTADMALQRLVGFRP
- the rocF gene encoding arginase, encoding MDVLEVGIVGVPMDLGSSRRGTDMGPSAIRYARLTEALRQVGWQVRDLGNLEVPVAESLDAANPRLKHIEAIEPVWRLLAQRVARMVTEGRVPLVLGGDHSLAVGSVGGFLSAGAGDLGVLWFDAHADFNDAATTPSGNVHGMPVACIVGKGDPELLAHTRWLPRYLPPDRLVMIGLRDVDPGEREKLRQTGMVTYTMQQIDELGIAEVTRRALQHLQGRGVRRLYVSFDVDVVDPDVAPGVGTPVVGGLTYRESHLAMEIVAESRLLAGMEVVEVNPIRDVHNRTAEVAVALIASAFGKRIL
- a CDS encoding patatin-like phospholipase family protein, with the translated sequence MNRRHGSVLLGVALGGGGLRGLAHVGVLRALQEAGYSPGIVTGTSSGAILAALWACGWSPAQMEDVARRLRSAELYDSNLTWGSALAVLAQVLGLRWRPRRPVPQGMLQGQKLERLIGLWTRGIRLEQLERPVAIMAADVRSGRAAVFCPPAYRERVERAMPGAIVLDKGSLAAAVRASIAIPGIFEPKRLGPYLLVDGAVKDKVPAEAARALGAQVVLAVDVSVRQRREPAGLLDFLGQAFDLMARDLAAFKLERFADLVVQPDLPDVELTDLHRVPECIEAGARALREALEDLQRLLHPAPADAASGEALT
- the spoIIP gene encoding stage II sporulation protein P, which produces MIPGSQGVGRALLAGSTALLIGLALLVLLGVTHQVLDRMRLSKTAALVLLGLMIAGTFLPEVSLEPRVSVDLGGALVPAAVAIYLLVTADHAFERRRALVASLWTAAAVYASDWFLPSDPGGGRWWLMDPLWAPVVVAAVFGYLAGRSRRSAFIAATLGVMLVDLIGAVTGSLRGIPGAWANLGGGGVLDAVVLAGVGAVALAELVGEAREWLARRAPWRRGAARPVARPPVAEAEQPAAPSAAASWLLAGLAVAVVATTAWLGPRFQNPAGDELFDTHMELREIGTERLLLASARIMMAGDIWIDAADRWYRIVRVDGHTAYARALLPPADGTLAGEPGRPNLDSLAAPPPALFSPWRLAPPGMVPDPWGAVPGGSEPVPAGAAAGLGGWGPGPRPGPASLAAALPLGALFQKVVDPAPVRPTPRGEGLIGIYHTHNDESYIPTDGTHSVEGRGGIHKVGDVLGRELAQHGFRVVKSEALHLPHDRGAYRRSRRTALKMMPKNPLVLLDVHRDATPPEFYREVVKGQPVTQIRLVVGRENPFRRTNLAFARRLKAEADRSFPGLVKGIYYGRGNYNQDLGPRTLLLEVGAHTNSRIRAERGAAMFATVLDRTLARRSR